The proteins below come from a single Chelmon rostratus isolate fCheRos1 chromosome 10, fCheRos1.pri, whole genome shotgun sequence genomic window:
- the si:dkey-178k16.1 gene encoding band 4.1-like protein 1, giving the protein MTTERALAGEMKSAMEGDARRTNQVPEDHGEDDSSEKTPSKASKSPQKTTKRPKTVPVKVTLLDGSDYEAAVEKFAKGQTLLDMVCGHLNLLERDYFGLTFQDTDNSKNWLDPSKEIKKQIRVGSWIFGFSVKFYPPDPSVLIEDITRYYLCLQLRDDILSGRLPCSFVTHALLGSYTVQAELGDYEPEEHGPDYVSDFRFAPNQTRELEERVMELHHNYRGMSPAEAEVNFLENAKKLSMYGVDLHHAKDSEGIDIMLGVSANGLLIYRDRLRINRFAWPKILKISYKRSNFYIKIRPGEYEQFESTIGFKLPNHRASKRLWKVCIEHHTFFRLVSPEPPPKGFLVIGSKFRYSGRTQAQTRQASALIDRPAPQFDRSVSKRYMLPRSIDGASALGDSMDQLSQRSSSERTQFMSREDLDQEGSLDLDHEQYHDQDQDQYTDQELEQHDLQDQDLVQKHRGANISTPTKTLELKAEEAGSPVDSKPEDLATPRPKQEQFLDKPEDVLQKHQASINELKRALRQPNSKMAQREKRLSSATPPGGTPERKPATSDAKLIDKQDAYEGALDYSRLEKSKTSSVGRDTFSATPRTEANMNNCQTPRDSLKTRPGTSPKQETDFIATTVTSAMDETVATNGHHDSVLARNVVQENGYGSPPDKLRSAMSSRDTRHCQHEHNIRRERPATSATPVAVGSLPKGRIEGDERHCEEIKDPSPMGVKDCNKTGNSHSEVTKIVPLKPQRSKKSLNKENKGVVNPQTQSQSDGGVFGATGDVHMTKSKDGSCEAGRRVDDNIVLRSAADVVKEHTGATKHRSEAAMSHQQQTLLHQQIKKELFGQQELRDCRGTTAQSQWTRGGVVHEDHFQNNSELKENLLSSCKFPTAPPRTLPLKTQWTRDRQSNMDNSHIHYRTPSQETAKRKQAETPPTPAIHEEPLNEASREPWERRLGSVSEDDQDHDIPYLKETHLGIERKCSSITVSSTSSLEAEVDFTVLTDLHTGMEEFSRGMSELGDRDLSPDGGLCFSIDLLQQQGPSEPPPPLVSAPVSRGASSSPPAKHIQAEEVRPEVKRPDVQPVVPKKPKRSVPVSSSVDREQSHREASRVSAVTPLSREASDVMPTPTVRKTDVRTETQPNGSEVTTTIVEFTDQDHGITGLSEVSYSTRQSVSPVHMSSLGREASGSPILVTENVTSATTHVTKTVKGGYSETRIEKRIIITGDDDVDQEQALAIAIQEAKQQHPDMQVTKAVVVRETESSTEDRHRASEVQGATLNSP; this is encoded by the exons ATGACAACAGAGAGGGCTTTGGCGGGGGAAATGAAGAGCGCAATGGAGGGTGACGCCAGGAGAACCAATCAG GTTCCGGAGGACCACGGGGAAGATGATAGCTCAGAGAAGACCCCCAGCAAAGCCTCCAAATCCCCCCAGAAAACCACCAAACGGCCCAAGACCGTCCCTGTCAAAGTCACTCTACTCGACGGCTCAGACTATGAGGCTGCAGTTGAG aaattTGCCAAGGGCCAGACCCTGCTGGACATGGTGTGTGGCCATCTGAACCTGCTGGAGAGGGACTACTTTGGCCTGACTTTCCAGGACACGGACAACTCCAAG aATTGGTTGGATCCCTCCAAAGAGATTAAGAAGCAAATTCGGG TTGGTTCCTGGATCTTTGGATTTTCTGTCAAGTTCTACCCTCCAGACCCGTCTGTGCTCATCGAAGACATCACCAG GTACTACCTGTGCCTGCAGCTGAGGGACGACATCCTGTCCGGTCGCCTGCCCTGCTCCTTTGTCACTCACGCCCTTCTGGGCTCCTACACCGTCCAGGCTGAGCTCGGAGACTACGAGCCCGAGGAACACGGCCCCGACTACGTCAGCGACTTCCGCTTTGCACCCAACCAGACACgtgagctggaggagagagtgatggagctgCACCATAACTATAG GGGAATGAgtccagcagaggcagaggtgaaCTTTCTAGAAAATGCCAAAAAGCTCTCAATGTATGGAGTGGACCTGCATCATGCTAAG GATTCAGAGGGAATTGACATAATGCTCGGCGTGAGCGCCAACGGTCTGCTCATCTACCGAGACCGTCTCAGGATCAATCGATTCGCCTGGCCGAAAATCCTCAAGATCTCCTATAAGAGAAGCAACTTCTACATCAAGATCCGCCCAGGAGAG TATGAACAGTTTGAGAGCACCATAGGCTTCAAGCTGCCCAACCACCGGGCCTCGAAGCGACTGTGGAAGGTCTGCATAGAGCACCACACCTTCTTCAG GTTGGTTTCCCCGGAGCCGCCTCCCAAGGGCTTCCTCGTGATTGGCTCCAAGTTCCGCTACAGTGGGCGGACCCAAGCCCAGACCAGACAGGCCAGTGCCCTGATTGACAGGCCTGCCCCACAGTTCGATAGGTCGGTCAGCAAGAGGTACATGCTGCCGCGAAGCATTGATGGAG CCTCAGCTCTAGGTGACAGTATGGACCAGCTGTCCCAGCGAAGCTCCAGTGAACGTACACAGTTCATGTCCAGGGAAGACCTGGACCAAGAGGGCAGCCTGGACCTGGACCATGAACAGTACCAcgaccaggaccaggaccagtACACAGATCAGGAGCTAGAGCAGCATGACCTTCAGGACCAAGATCTGGTTCAGAAGCATCGGGGTGCCAACATCTCAACGCCCACCAAGACTCTGGAGCTCAAG GCTGAGGAGGCAGGCTCGCCTGTAGACTCAAAACCAGAG GATCTGGCCACCCCTCGGCCCAAACAGGAG CAGTTCTTGGATAAGCCAGAAGATGTTCTACAAAAGCACCAGGCCAGCATCAATGAGCTGAAGAGGGCTTTGAGGCAGCCTAACAGCAAGATGGCCCAGAGGGAGAAACGGCTCTCCTCAGCTACTCCTCCTGGAGGAACCCCCGAGCGGAAACCA GCGACCAGTGATGCCAAATTGATTGACAAGCAGGATGCTTATGAAGGAGCTCTGGATTACTCTAGATTGGAAAAGAGTAAGACCTCCTCTGTGGGTAGAGACACGTTCTCTGCGACACCTCGGACTGAAGCGAATATGAACAATTGTCAAACACCCAGGGACTCTTTAAAAACTAGACCTGGAACATCacccaaacaggaaacagactttATAGCCACAACGGTCACAAGCGCTATGGATGAAACGGTAGCAACTAACGGTCATCACGATTCCGTATTAGCGAGGAATGTTGTTCAAGAGAACGGATATGGATCTCCACCCGACAAACTGAGGAGCGCGATGAGCAGCAGAGATACGAGGCATTGTCAGCACGAGCACAATATTCGTCGAGAGAGACCGGCGACCTCTGCAACTCCGGTGGCTGTGGGTTCTCTCCCAAAGGGCAGGATTGAGGGTGATGAGAGGCATtgtgaggaaataaaagacCCGAGCCCCATGGGAGTGAAAGACTGCAACAAAACGGGGAACTCTCACTCAGAAGTCACCAAAATAGTTCCTCTCAAGCCACAGCGATCAAAGAAGTCTTTGAATAAGGAGAACAAAGGTGTTGTAAACCCTCAAACTCAAAGCCAGTCTGATGGAGGCGTCTTTGGTGCGACGGGGGATGTACACATGACAAAATCAAAAGATGGATCCTGTGAGGCAGGAAGGAGAGTGGATGATAATATTGTACTGCGATCAGCCGCAGATGTTGTCAAGGAACACACAGGGGCGACCAAACACCGCAGCGAAGCCGCGATGTCGCATCAGCAGCAGACTCTGCTACATCAACAGATTAAGAAGGAGCTGTTTGGGCAACAGGAGCTCAGAGACTGCAGGGGtacaacagcacaaagtcagtGGACAAGAGGAGGCGTGGTCCACGAagatcattttcaaaacaaCTCCGAGTTGAAAGAGAATCTCCTCTCTAGCTGCAAATTTCCAACTGCTCCCCCGCGAACCCTTCCTCTGAAAACGCAGTGGACCCGAGACAGACAAAGCAACATGGACAACAGCCACATTCACTACAGGACGCCCAGCCAGGAAACAGCCAAGAGGAAGCAAGCG GAGACGCCTCCCACACCTGCTATTCATGAGGAGCCTCTCAACGAAGCTTCA AGGGAACCATGGGAGAGACGTCTGGGCTCCGTCTCAGAGGACGACCAGGACCACGACATCCCGTACTTGAAGGAAACCCACCTGGGCATCGAGCGCAAATGTTCCAGCATCACTGTCAGCTCTACGTCCAGCTTGGAGGCCGAAGTGGATTTCACCGTCCTCACGGACCTGCACACGGGCATGGAGGAGTTCTCCAGGGGCATGTCGGAGCTGGGAGACAGGGATCTGTCACCTGATGGGGGTCTGTGCTTCAGCATCGACTTGCTCCAACAGCAGGGCCCCTCAGAACCGCCTCCTCCATTAGTGTCAGCTCCTGTGTCCAGAGGAGCCAGCAGCAGCCCTCCGGCCAAACATATCCAGGCTGAAGAAGTCCGACCAGAGGTCAAACGGCCCGATGTGCAG CCTGTCGTCCCCAAAAAACCAAAGAGGTCTGTGCCAGTGTCCTCGTCGGTGGACAGAGAGCAGTCCCACAGAGAAGCCAGTCGCgtctctgctgtcacacctCTCAGCAGGGAGGCCAGCGATGTGATGCCCACACCCACAGTGAGGAAGACGGACGTCAGGACGGAGACTCAGCCCAatgggtcagaggtcaccacAACCATCGTGGAGTTCACGGATCAG GATCACGGTATCACTGGCCTGAGTGAAGTTTCTTACTCTACGAGACAGAGTGTGTCCCCC GTGCATATGAGCAGTCTTGGAAGAGAGGCGTCGGGGTCACCCATCCTTGTCACTGAAAACGTTACCTCGGCAACCACTCACGTCACCAAG actgTCAAAGGAGGATATTCAGAGACCAGGATCGAGAAGAGGATCATAATCACAGGAGACGACGACGTAGACCAGGAGCAG GCTCTGGCTATTGCGATACAGGAAGCCAAGCAGCAGCATCCTGACATGCAGGTGACCAAGGCAGTTGTTGTCAGGGAAACAGAGTCGTCCACTGAGGATCGACACCGTGCATCAGAGGTACAGGGTGCCACCTTAAATTCACCTTGA